A stretch of Orientia tsutsugamushi DNA encodes these proteins:
- a CDS encoding Rpn family recombination-promoting nuclease/putative transposase, whose translation MTKKLKHDSLAKTIMSDPVAAQEFLEYYLPSDFKSLIDLSQIKVEQESYIEESLKKKYSDIVYRVATKKHGNAFIYILIEAQSTVDYWTALRLWRYTLLLCERHKKEKTKLPLVYNLVIYNGKEVYNAPRNLWDLFTDSMIAKQLMTSDYQLVDLQSMSNDEIVRKKHIGMLEYMLKHIHQRDMLKLWEEFLIKFKHVLILDKEKGYIYLRSFLWYTDTKLLESQQPELEQVLAKYLSEEEKSNIMRTIAAKYIDEGIEIGETKGRAEGRAEGRAEGRAEGRAEAAQELAMNLLKAGFSVEFISENTGLSKEEVINLKNNIEY comes from the coding sequence ATGACAAAAAAATTAAAGCATGATTCATTGGCAAAGACAATCATGAGCGATCCAGTAGCTGCACAAGAATTTCTAGAGTATTATTTACCAAGCGATTTCAAGAGTTTAATAGATTTATCACAAATAAAAGTAGAGCAAGAGAGTTATATAGAAGAATCGTTAAAGAAAAAATACAGCGATATCGTCTATAGAGTTGCAACCAAAAAGCATGGCAATGCTTTTATTTATATATTAATTGAAGCTCAATCAACCGTCGATTATTGGACAGCTCTGCGGTTATGGAGATACACATTGTTATTGTGCGAAAGGCATAAGAAAGAAAAAACTAAATTACCATTAGTGTATAATTTAGTGATCTACAACGGCAAAGAGGTCTACAACGCACCTAGGAATTTGTGGGATTTATTTACCGATTCAATGATAGCTAAGCAATTAATGACTTCTGACTATCAATTAGTCGATTTGCAAAGTATGTCGAATGATGAAATTGTTAGGAAAAAGCATATCGGAATGCTCGAATATATGCTAAAGCACATTCATCAACGAGATATGTTAAAGCTTTGGGAAGAGTTTCTAATAAAGTTCAAACATGTTTTAATACTTGACAAAGAAAAAGGCTATATTTACCTACGATCATTTTTATGGTATACTGATACTAAATTACTAGAGAGTCAGCAACCAGAATTAGAGCAGGTTCTGGCTAAGTATTTATCTGAAGAAGAAAAAAGTAATATTATGAGAACTATTGCTGCAAAATATATTGATGAAGGTATAGAGATTGGTGAAACTAAAGGCAGAGCTGAAGGCAGAGCTGAAGGCAGAGCTGAAGGCAGAGCTGAAGGCAGAGCTGAAGCTGCACAAGAGCTTGCAATGAACTTATTAAAAGCTGGCTTTTCAGTTGAATTTATTTCTGAAAATACCGGATTGTCAAAAGAAGAAGTGATTAATTTAAAAAATAACATAGAGTATTAA